One genomic region from Leptospira tipperaryensis encodes:
- a CDS encoding LA_0442/LA_0875 N-terminal domain-containing protein: MNFSISIRTFWKLKNFLLCLLLFFLPQWILGETILFKSGERIYATVIDQDSDAVTIIRDGKREKLGKSKILKIIFKEIKDEQEIAKIIEAEKKKLNKEGKKSEKEEQLDTIYLEQMIKENSYKIVQKRLALMEKYLEERDGDWEGYISAKRNPWEPVWKSAILPGWGHSYMRQGSWSSTYSTLFFVSLVAYFGLDAAEKDRAKAYDKKIEKIFEQQFTSNLIPTSSLPAGVLDQYNQLNTFKNLNSLSSIRSDESSYKHAKHSAAIVAVGVYLIQLTHAYFSGKTWAQNNVIQTPTGETVSEGFGIRGNPMVAKDLSSGSRSIDVGGQILYSVFY; this comes from the coding sequence ATGAATTTTTCAATATCAATTCGAACGTTTTGGAAGTTAAAAAATTTCCTTCTCTGTCTTCTTCTTTTCTTTTTACCACAATGGATTTTGGGAGAAACCATTCTTTTTAAGTCGGGGGAAAGAATTTACGCAACCGTAATCGACCAAGACTCGGACGCTGTAACCATCATTCGAGATGGAAAAAGAGAAAAATTGGGGAAGTCCAAAATTCTTAAAATTATCTTTAAAGAAATCAAAGACGAACAGGAAATCGCAAAGATCATCGAAGCCGAGAAGAAAAAACTCAACAAAGAAGGCAAAAAAAGCGAGAAGGAAGAACAACTCGATACGATCTACCTCGAACAGATGATCAAAGAGAACAGTTATAAGATCGTTCAAAAACGTTTGGCCCTGATGGAAAAATATTTAGAAGAAAGGGACGGAGACTGGGAAGGTTATATCTCTGCGAAAAGAAATCCTTGGGAACCGGTCTGGAAATCGGCGATACTCCCAGGTTGGGGTCACAGTTATATGAGACAAGGAAGCTGGAGTTCCACTTATTCCACCCTCTTCTTTGTTTCCTTGGTCGCCTATTTTGGTTTAGACGCTGCGGAAAAAGACAGGGCCAAAGCCTATGATAAAAAGATCGAAAAGATTTTCGAACAGCAGTTTACGAGTAACCTCATCCCGACATCCAGTCTTCCTGCTGGAGTTTTGGATCAGTACAACCAACTCAACACATTCAAAAATTTGAATTCTCTCAGTTCTATCCGTTCGGACGAGTCGAGCTATAAACACGCAAAACACTCCGCCGCCATCGTCGCCGTTGGAGTTTATCTAATCCAATTGACTCATGCGTATTTTTCCGGAAAAACCTGGGCTCAGAACAACGTGATCCAAACACCAACGGGTGAAACCGTTTCGGAAGGTTTTGGAATTCGTGGAAATCCAATGGTGGCAAAAGATCTTTCTAGCGGTTCCAGAAGCATCGACGTCGGAGGACAGATTCTCTATTCCGTGTTTTACTGA
- a CDS encoding LIC_11321 family protein: protein MTMKLWKYILILFFVCGLLFAKDSEKKNTERDADASSKTPAQGCCRIKMAGGGYDYFVATEAECTSNKQFHSFLKERTLCFESFPE, encoded by the coding sequence ATGACGATGAAATTATGGAAATATATTTTGATACTTTTTTTTGTGTGTGGTCTTTTATTCGCGAAGGATTCTGAAAAGAAGAATACGGAACGAGACGCCGACGCTTCCAGTAAAACACCCGCGCAAGGTTGTTGTAGGATCAAAATGGCCGGAGGCGGTTACGATTATTTCGTGGCTACCGAAGCGGAATGCACTTCTAACAAACAGTTTCATTCTTTCCTAAAAGAAAGAACTCTTTGTTTTGAATCGTTTCCGGAATAG
- a CDS encoding sensor histidine kinase translates to MSFASNIRELFRVHSPNSTHPNAWKRNIIHILLIVSSIFGLIIYIPSVYLAGKQGLGEVVIVDTLALLLIWFLLLLPNRYYKPKSYFLLALVSIMAALLYTKIGLAGAGILWFFLIPVFCGIFLNPTLAFWGWVISTISVFGGALLAHYKIWIGNETPFQILVVGANFSFLCGILTFSVIAILRGLAQSIRKQKQLILLQRKTNTKLQNEIAIRMEAETKLTDSLNDKETLFREIQHRVKNNTQLILSMMALEQDKTKSEPAKKAISSAMNRIHSMAMVQDYLFYKDSYKVIHAKDYLNSLVRHLFLSYSPSDGRIQSSCDIEEIYLPMEKAIPCGLIINELLSNCFKHAFPENGKGKVSVLFQKSSTGFLTLEVADNGIGNVSEEKNSSENTSLGMSLIEALCQQLRGELEVEKNNGFLVRVRFFP, encoded by the coding sequence ATGAGTTTTGCTTCTAACATCCGGGAATTGTTTCGAGTCCATTCACCCAATTCTACGCATCCCAATGCTTGGAAAAGAAACATCATTCACATTCTTCTGATCGTTTCCTCGATTTTTGGACTGATCATTTATATCCCGAGCGTCTATCTCGCGGGAAAACAAGGCCTCGGAGAAGTCGTAATCGTAGATACGCTCGCGCTTCTTCTTATCTGGTTTCTTCTTTTACTTCCGAATCGATACTACAAACCCAAATCCTATTTTCTTTTGGCTTTGGTTTCGATCATGGCCGCCCTACTTTATACAAAGATCGGACTCGCGGGTGCCGGAATTCTTTGGTTCTTTTTGATACCGGTCTTCTGTGGAATCTTTTTGAATCCAACGCTCGCATTCTGGGGTTGGGTCATTTCCACGATCTCCGTTTTCGGAGGAGCCCTTCTCGCTCACTACAAAATCTGGATCGGAAACGAAACTCCTTTTCAGATCCTCGTAGTCGGCGCTAATTTTTCGTTCTTATGCGGGATTCTTACTTTTTCCGTAATCGCGATCCTGAGAGGACTTGCGCAGAGCATACGAAAACAGAAACAACTGATTCTTCTCCAAAGAAAAACAAACACCAAACTTCAGAATGAGATCGCGATCCGAATGGAAGCGGAAACTAAATTGACGGATTCATTGAACGACAAGGAAACCCTCTTTCGAGAAATTCAACACAGGGTGAAAAACAATACGCAGCTGATTCTTTCCATGATGGCTCTCGAACAGGACAAAACAAAATCGGAACCGGCAAAGAAGGCGATCTCTTCCGCGATGAATCGAATTCATTCCATGGCGATGGTTCAAGATTATCTGTTTTATAAGGATTCGTATAAGGTCATTCACGCAAAGGATTATCTCAATTCTTTGGTTCGTCATCTTTTTCTTTCTTATAGTCCGAGCGACGGAAGAATTCAATCGAGTTGTGATATAGAAGAAATTTATCTTCCGATGGAGAAGGCGATTCCCTGCGGTCTGATCATCAACGAACTTCTTTCCAATTGTTTTAAACACGCCTTTCCGGAAAATGGAAAGGGTAAGGTTTCCGTCCTCTTTCAAAAATCAAGTACCGGTTTTTTAACCTTGGAAGTCGCGGACAACGGAATTGGAAACGTTTCGGAAGAAAAAAATTCCTCGGAAAATACTTCTCTTGGAATGAGCCTCATCGAAGCGCTCTGCCAACAACTTCGAGGAGAATTGGAAGTGGAAAAGAATAACGGCTTTCTTGTACGAGTTCGTTTTTTTCCCTAA
- a CDS encoding right-handed parallel beta-helix repeat-containing protein — MKKPGFEIKKVLSLFVLLFVGVLFGILVSACSGEKKDEIEGFAHVLMIDNSFSPPMQRIPVGGVVEFVNSGNNPHNAIAVDKNWSTEKTFGNIVMPRGTKTKVTFPKEGVFPYFCSFHATPDGKSGMVGDIVVGNVPYNPAAKAGKSWKNVEKFSGTTRKVPSQYPTIQNAVDAAAPGDLVLISDGVYFEEVTVTTPSITIRGTDRNKVIIDGQFQRGNGIMVVAADGVVIENMTARNASLNGFYWTGVKGFRGSYLTAHNNGDYGVYAFDSMNGVIEHTYASGSPDSGIYIGQCYPCKAILYDVVSEHNALGYSGTNSGGELYLISSVWKNNIVGLAPNTLDRELLPPERETTIIGNLVYNNNNPKAPIAALEYPSFGNGILIAGGLSNIIRKNVVVDHQNNGIVILPNLDEKFWISHNNVVTDNIVYNSGRADLALVGPMSTGNCFSGNEYRTELPAFLEKWNGCNSFIRLPMGGDLSMMLGALGLMVQASGGRFPSGNYKEQPIPGPQLNMPGGSSAPVKPALTAFEDFNLDVNKIQLPKEAEEILKSVPRKPAPTTGAITLVKPASLFPFFYHWLGFLLPFAIYICWTSMSLFDLKDRSDLDDNKKLSWIVAITLVPILSPAIYLLGGGSRYPTWFKRTLVWGGLIAFFLLLLYTGISLMNGVGTKTIS; from the coding sequence ATGAAAAAACCAGGTTTCGAAATCAAAAAAGTTCTCTCTCTATTCGTTCTCCTTTTTGTAGGAGTTCTGTTTGGAATTCTCGTCTCGGCTTGTTCCGGTGAGAAAAAGGATGAGATAGAGGGTTTCGCGCACGTTCTGATGATCGATAACTCTTTTTCTCCTCCTATGCAGAGAATTCCTGTAGGCGGGGTCGTTGAGTTTGTGAACTCAGGAAACAACCCGCACAACGCAATCGCAGTGGATAAGAATTGGTCCACGGAAAAAACGTTCGGCAATATCGTCATGCCCCGAGGAACAAAAACGAAAGTTACGTTTCCGAAGGAAGGCGTGTTTCCTTACTTCTGTTCTTTTCACGCAACTCCCGACGGCAAGAGCGGAATGGTCGGCGACATCGTAGTCGGAAACGTTCCTTACAATCCAGCAGCAAAAGCCGGAAAGTCCTGGAAGAACGTTGAGAAGTTTTCGGGAACCACTCGTAAAGTTCCTTCGCAATATCCTACGATTCAAAACGCGGTGGACGCCGCCGCCCCGGGCGATCTCGTCTTGATCAGCGACGGAGTTTATTTTGAAGAAGTCACCGTTACAACTCCTTCGATCACGATTCGAGGAACCGATCGAAACAAAGTGATCATCGACGGTCAGTTTCAGAGAGGAAACGGAATTATGGTCGTCGCCGCAGACGGTGTCGTGATCGAAAACATGACTGCGAGAAACGCGTCCTTGAACGGTTTTTACTGGACCGGCGTAAAAGGTTTTCGCGGTTCTTATCTCACCGCGCACAATAACGGAGACTACGGAGTTTACGCTTTCGATTCTATGAACGGCGTGATTGAACATACGTATGCATCCGGTTCTCCCGATTCCGGAATCTACATCGGTCAGTGTTACCCTTGTAAGGCGATTCTCTACGACGTAGTTTCGGAACACAACGCCCTCGGTTATTCCGGAACCAATTCCGGAGGCGAGCTCTATCTTATCAGTTCCGTTTGGAAGAATAACATAGTCGGTCTCGCGCCGAACACTCTGGACCGCGAGCTTCTTCCTCCGGAAAGAGAAACGACGATCATCGGAAATCTTGTTTATAACAACAATAACCCGAAGGCTCCTATCGCAGCTCTGGAATATCCTTCTTTTGGAAACGGAATCTTGATCGCCGGCGGGCTTTCAAATATCATTCGCAAGAACGTTGTAGTAGATCACCAAAACAACGGAATCGTGATTCTTCCAAACCTGGATGAAAAATTCTGGATTTCGCATAACAACGTTGTGACGGATAATATCGTCTACAATTCCGGAAGAGCCGACTTGGCACTCGTCGGACCGATGAGCACCGGAAACTGTTTTTCGGGTAACGAATACAGAACCGAACTTCCCGCGTTCTTGGAAAAATGGAACGGATGTAATTCGTTTATTCGTCTTCCGATGGGCGGGGATCTTTCTATGATGCTCGGGGCTCTGGGTTTGATGGTTCAGGCTTCCGGCGGAAGATTTCCTTCCGGAAATTATAAAGAACAACCGATTCCCGGACCTCAGCTCAATATGCCCGGTGGAAGTTCTGCTCCCGTAAAACCTGCGTTAACCGCCTTTGAAGACTTCAATCTGGACGTGAACAAAATTCAACTTCCAAAGGAAGCGGAAGAAATTTTGAAATCGGTTCCGAGAAAACCGGCTCCGACTACGGGCGCGATCACTCTCGTAAAACCGGCGAGTCTCTTTCCATTCTTCTATCACTGGTTGGGTTTTTTACTTCCGTTTGCGATTTACATCTGCTGGACTTCTATGTCCTTGTTTGATCTGAAAGATCGTTCCGATCTGGACGACAACAAGAAACTTTCCTGGATCGTCGCCATCACTTTGGTTCCGATCCTAAGTCCTGCGATCTATCTCTTAGGTGGAGGAAGTAGATATCCTACCTGGTTTAAGAGGACCTTGGTTTGGGGAGGACTCATCGCATTCTTCCTTTTACTTCTCTATACCGGAATCTCTTTGATGAACGGTGTGGGAACTAAAACCATCAGTTAA
- a CDS encoding PLDc N-terminal domain-containing protein, translating into MEQTVIGGPGFFALLFNFYGYYFPFILYTLLAPLALADLVKREDVDSKIGSIWTGAILLVPIVGAGAYLIAGGSKVPSWLKNSLVYGGVGFLALIILITSVAKF; encoded by the coding sequence ATGGAACAAACTGTTATAGGCGGCCCTGGATTTTTCGCATTGCTTTTCAACTTTTACGGATACTACTTTCCGTTCATTCTTTATACTCTGCTCGCGCCCTTGGCTCTGGCGGATCTTGTTAAAAGAGAAGACGTGGATTCTAAAATCGGATCCATCTGGACGGGTGCGATTCTTCTTGTTCCCATCGTGGGAGCAGGCGCGTATCTGATCGCGGGAGGATCTAAGGTTCCGTCTTGGTTAAAAAATTCCCTCGTCTATGGGGGAGTGGGGTTTTTGGCGCTGATCATCCTGATCACATCGGTCGCCAAATTCTAA
- a CDS encoding multicopper oxidase domain-containing protein, whose translation MNRKQFLKWIGLGGAGLAAGAGISTIGDADGNGGLLCKVRPGIVGVNKEATIPGNPGNNSYGSMVHPPFQIDPAFLSRMELKNQEATNVPILKQHLSIVEMPLTVAHNTVVKAWTFNGIVPGPVVRARLGQKMEITLRNDSEHPHSIHFHGSHDPNEDGWEPIVTGGEKTYKLTAGPIGFHPYHCHVPPLSSHMAKGLYGGLIVDPPGGRPPAHEFMLILSGWDLGDKGKNDIFSWNGMAGFYDRYPIKVPVGQKVRLYIANMCEYEPVASFHLHAQTFDVFRTGTRLTPDDHTDVVTLGQTERVIIEFTLPKRGRYMFHPHQTKMAENGAMGWIVAV comes from the coding sequence TTGAATCGGAAGCAGTTTCTCAAATGGATCGGACTCGGCGGAGCGGGTTTAGCCGCGGGCGCCGGGATCAGCACGATCGGGGATGCGGACGGAAACGGAGGACTTCTTTGTAAGGTTCGCCCCGGAATCGTCGGTGTCAACAAAGAGGCCACGATTCCTGGAAATCCGGGAAACAATTCTTACGGGAGTATGGTACATCCTCCCTTTCAGATCGATCCCGCCTTTCTTTCTCGGATGGAGTTGAAGAATCAAGAAGCGACTAACGTTCCGATTCTCAAACAACACCTGAGCATCGTGGAGATGCCTCTTACCGTAGCTCACAACACCGTCGTCAAAGCTTGGACTTTCAATGGAATCGTTCCCGGTCCAGTCGTTCGCGCAAGGCTTGGACAAAAGATGGAGATCACTCTTCGAAACGATTCCGAACATCCTCACTCGATTCACTTTCACGGAAGTCACGATCCAAATGAAGACGGTTGGGAACCGATCGTAACCGGTGGGGAAAAAACTTATAAACTAACTGCGGGACCGATCGGATTTCATCCGTATCACTGTCATGTTCCGCCTTTGTCGAGTCACATGGCTAAAGGTCTGTACGGAGGTCTGATCGTGGATCCTCCCGGAGGACGTCCGCCTGCTCACGAGTTTATGCTGATTCTCTCGGGTTGGGATCTTGGCGACAAAGGTAAGAACGATATTTTTTCCTGGAACGGAATGGCCGGTTTTTACGATCGTTATCCGATCAAGGTTCCCGTGGGACAAAAAGTAAGATTATACATCGCTAATATGTGTGAATACGAGCCCGTTGCTTCCTTTCACTTACACGCTCAGACCTTTGACGTTTTTAGAACCGGTACAAGATTGACTCCGGACGACCATACGGACGTGGTTACTCTCGGGCAAACGGAAAGGGTCATCATCGAGTTTACGCTTCCTAAAAGAGGAAGATATATGTTTCATCCTCACCAGACAAAGATGGCAGAGAACGGAGCGATGGGCTGGATCGTCGCGGTATGA
- a CDS encoding SCO family protein — translation MKEKILFILVLVLGIGIGFFGWKEWKNASKDAPVFVEEWSKTSLIDTKNQEVLLSDIPGKLKLVYFGFSHCPDMCPRALLDMSTAVKELGNDAKDLTPIFISVDPERDSPELLAKYVKQFPSERLVALTGEKNTLDVLQSAFGAVSKKVSNPSIEGGYTVDHTIFLYIVDEKSQILATFPGGMDGKLIAKEIRRFL, via the coding sequence TTGAAAGAGAAAATTCTTTTTATCCTCGTACTGGTCCTTGGAATCGGAATCGGCTTTTTTGGTTGGAAAGAATGGAAGAACGCATCCAAGGACGCTCCCGTTTTTGTGGAAGAATGGTCAAAGACTTCTTTGATAGACACGAAGAATCAGGAAGTTCTTCTGAGCGACATTCCGGGAAAACTGAAACTCGTTTACTTCGGCTTCTCGCATTGTCCTGATATGTGTCCGAGGGCGCTCTTGGATATGTCGACCGCGGTGAAGGAATTAGGGAACGATGCAAAAGATCTGACCCCTATCTTTATCAGCGTGGATCCGGAGCGAGATTCTCCGGAATTACTTGCAAAATATGTAAAACAGTTTCCGAGCGAACGTCTGGTAGCTTTGACCGGTGAAAAAAATACGTTAGACGTTCTTCAGTCCGCCTTTGGAGCCGTTTCGAAAAAGGTGAGTAATCCCTCGATCGAAGGCGGTTACACGGTGGATCACACCATTTTTTTGTATATCGTCGATGAAAAGAGTCAAATTCTCGCGACTTTTCCGGGAGGAATGGACGGAAAATTGATCGCTAAAGAGATTCGTCGTTTTCTTTGA
- a CDS encoding SAM-dependent methyltransferase, whose protein sequence is MNIQLKPIAFTKNSRKNPIDDHWDTIESEVTLSEEIPESALDGIESFSHLELIYLFHLQEESKIVLGAEHPRENPLWPKVGIFSQRKKARPNRLGATIVKLIGKKGRTLLIQGFDGIDGTPILDIKPVFQEFLPKEKIVQPSWVGELMKDYW, encoded by the coding sequence ATGAACATTCAACTCAAACCGATCGCCTTTACAAAGAACTCGAGAAAAAACCCGATCGACGACCACTGGGACACGATCGAATCGGAGGTAACCCTTTCCGAAGAGATCCCCGAGTCTGCGTTAGACGGAATCGAATCTTTTTCCCATCTCGAATTGATCTATTTATTTCATCTCCAAGAAGAATCCAAAATTGTTCTTGGCGCGGAACATCCAAGGGAGAATCCACTTTGGCCGAAAGTTGGAATTTTTTCTCAGAGAAAGAAAGCGCGACCCAATCGTTTAGGCGCGACGATCGTAAAACTCATCGGTAAAAAAGGAAGAACCCTTTTGATCCAAGGGTTTGATGGTATCGACGGGACTCCGATCTTGGATATAAAACCCGTCTTTCAAGAATTTCTTCCAAAGGAAAAGATCGTTCAACCCTCTTGGGTGGGAGAACTGATGAAGGATTATTGGTAA
- a CDS encoding DMT family protein, with translation MKTFFLLVCSNLFMTFAWYGHLKFFHGWSLPLTILLSWGIALFEYILMVPANRIGYGEEGYSAFQLKILQEVITISIFIVFASLVLKEKIKWNHAVSFLFILGAVAFAFYDKSPSQ, from the coding sequence ATGAAAACTTTTTTCCTCCTCGTCTGCTCCAATCTTTTTATGACATTCGCCTGGTACGGACATTTGAAATTCTTTCACGGTTGGAGCCTACCTCTCACCATTCTCCTGAGCTGGGGAATCGCGCTCTTTGAATACATTCTTATGGTTCCGGCAAATCGAATCGGTTACGGAGAAGAAGGATACAGCGCCTTTCAACTCAAGATTTTACAGGAAGTAATCACGATTTCGATCTTTATAGTCTTTGCATCTTTGGTTCTAAAAGAAAAAATAAAGTGGAATCACGCCGTGAGTTTTTTGTTTATCTTAGGAGCGGTCGCGTTTGCATTTTATGACAAGTCCCCTTCTCAGTAA
- a CDS encoding Hsp20/alpha crystallin family protein, protein MTNAVLNKETNVTQEHSASQEVKKEKARILTPRVDVYSDEENIYLLADLPGVEEKDVQVQIEKDQLTISGKTVEKNIPGELRYSEYRTGEYKRSFTLTESVEEEKISAVYKNGVLSLTLPKRKPQVKKIEVRSE, encoded by the coding sequence ATGACTAACGCAGTTCTCAATAAGGAAACAAACGTAACACAAGAACACTCAGCTTCTCAAGAAGTGAAAAAGGAAAAAGCCCGAATCTTGACTCCGAGAGTAGACGTTTATTCGGACGAAGAAAACATCTATCTCCTCGCGGACCTTCCCGGAGTCGAAGAAAAGGACGTTCAGGTTCAGATCGAAAAAGATCAACTGACCATTTCCGGAAAAACGGTAGAGAAAAATATTCCCGGGGAACTTCGTTACTCGGAATATAGAACCGGAGAATACAAAAGGTCCTTCACTCTTACGGAATCCGTCGAAGAGGAAAAGATCTCAGCGGTTTATAAAAATGGAGTTTTGAGCCTGACTCTTCCAAAGAGAAAACCTCAGGTTAAAAAAATCGAAGTTCGCTCCGAGTGA
- a CDS encoding Hsp20/alpha crystallin family protein translates to MHEFRMIEDLHKLQNQLSSLWDPFVAAGGSAYPSLNVHKGSDSVTITALIPGLAHDTLDITVSGNQLRLSGEAPSHAPKANLGAKRVERFQGKFQRTLELPTEVDPEKTTAEFKNGILVLTLPIRESVKPRKIQIQIN, encoded by the coding sequence ATTCACGAATTCAGAATGATAGAAGATCTACACAAACTCCAAAACCAGCTTTCAAGCCTCTGGGACCCGTTTGTGGCAGCAGGCGGAAGCGCTTATCCTTCTTTAAACGTCCACAAGGGCAGCGACTCGGTTACAATCACCGCGCTCATTCCCGGACTTGCCCACGATACGTTGGATATCACAGTGAGTGGTAACCAACTCCGCTTGAGCGGAGAGGCCCCCTCCCATGCTCCGAAAGCAAATTTAGGCGCAAAGCGCGTGGAAAGATTTCAAGGAAAATTTCAGAGAACTCTGGAACTCCCCACGGAAGTCGATCCCGAAAAAACAACGGCAGAATTTAAGAATGGAATTTTGGTCCTAACTCTGCCTATCAGAGAGAGTGTAAAACCTCGGAAGATTCAAATTCAAATAAATTAA
- a CDS encoding MarR family EPS-associated transcriptional regulator, which yields MDDALRHKLLRILEENPEVNQREISEILGISLGKVNYCLKALMDKGWVKARNFKNSKNKLAYAYFLTPMGIEEKARITVRYLKVKMQEYEQIQKEIEELKKEVEEQ from the coding sequence ATGGATGACGCACTCAGACACAAACTTCTAAGAATCTTAGAGGAAAACCCGGAAGTAAATCAAAGAGAAATTTCTGAAATCTTAGGCATCAGCCTCGGAAAGGTGAACTATTGCCTAAAGGCTCTCATGGATAAGGGCTGGGTCAAGGCTCGGAACTTTAAGAATAGCAAGAACAAGTTGGCTTATGCCTATTTTCTAACTCCGATGGGAATCGAGGAAAAGGCGAGGATCACGGTTCGTTATCTCAAAGTGAAGATGCAAGAATACGAACAGATTCAGAAAGAGATCGAAGAGCTGAAGAAGGAAGTCGAGGAACAGTGA
- a CDS encoding GDP-L-fucose synthase family protein, protein MEKTAKIYIAGHKGLVGSAIERVLRDEGYENVIGKSHSELDLTEQTDVLEFFKKEKPDYVFLAAAKVGGIHANNTYPAEFIFSNLQIQNNIIDACYRFKVKKLVFLGSSCIYPKFAQQPMDEGQLLDGKLEPTNEPYAVAKIAGIVMCQSYNRQYGTNFISVMPTNLYGPGDNYHPENSHVLPALIRRFYEAKVQNLSEVVVWGTGKPLREFLYSDDMARACVFLMKNYDVVGDSKGGEHVNVGSGIEVSIRELAETVKEVVGFQGLLTFDLTKPDGTPRKLLDVSKLHKMGWRHQVELRKGIELAVADFIETLKK, encoded by the coding sequence ATGGAAAAGACGGCAAAGATTTATATCGCCGGTCATAAGGGTCTTGTAGGTTCCGCGATAGAACGTGTTCTTCGCGATGAAGGTTATGAGAACGTCATCGGTAAGTCCCACTCGGAATTGGATTTAACCGAACAAACTGATGTTCTTGAATTTTTTAAGAAGGAAAAACCAGATTACGTTTTTCTCGCAGCCGCAAAGGTGGGAGGGATTCATGCAAACAATACTTATCCCGCCGAATTTATATTTTCCAATCTTCAGATTCAAAACAATATCATAGATGCGTGTTATAGATTCAAAGTAAAGAAGTTAGTCTTTTTAGGTTCTTCTTGTATCTATCCGAAGTTTGCGCAACAACCGATGGATGAAGGCCAACTTTTAGACGGAAAACTCGAACCTACCAATGAACCGTATGCCGTCGCAAAGATTGCAGGAATTGTAATGTGTCAGAGTTACAATCGTCAATACGGTACGAATTTTATTTCCGTAATGCCTACGAATTTATACGGGCCAGGAGACAACTATCATCCGGAAAATTCCCATGTCCTACCGGCTCTCATTCGAAGGTTTTATGAGGCGAAGGTTCAGAATCTTTCCGAAGTTGTCGTCTGGGGGACTGGCAAACCTCTGAGAGAATTTTTATATTCGGATGATATGGCTCGCGCCTGCGTTTTTCTAATGAAGAATTACGACGTCGTCGGGGATTCGAAAGGCGGAGAACACGTCAATGTAGGGAGCGGAATCGAAGTCAGTATTCGCGAGTTAGCCGAAACCGTGAAAGAAGTCGTCGGTTTTCAAGGACTTCTAACTTTTGATTTAACAAAACCGGACGGCACTCCTCGGAAACTCCTCGACGTTTCTAAACTCCACAAAATGGGTTGGAGACATCAAGTGGAATTGAGAAAGGGGATCGAGTTGGCGGTTGCGGATTTTATTGAAACGCTAAAAAAATAA